In Carya illinoinensis cultivar Pawnee chromosome 6, C.illinoinensisPawnee_v1, whole genome shotgun sequence, a single genomic region encodes these proteins:
- the LOC122313483 gene encoding uncharacterized protein LOC122313483 isoform X2: protein MNRQAMSFQSGAIKSTSQIFPVGNYFGMHNNGDLVFSGNYSGVINNNPVFSEAGNPSGSSLVLDSVPGLKHDTGLAVEWSVEEQRKLDEGLDKFADEPSIMKYIKIAATLRDKTVRDVALRCRWLMSKRRKPDEHSMGKKLNNRKDKLVELSSKTNIPAVLPNLVPNSLMMHHMDQNEISGTGGPMKHLLEQNVQAFDQITANLSKYKWQDNINIFSQARKNIVAILNDMRERPGIMCEMPPLPVCIDEDLANSIILYNTT from the exons ATGAATCGGCAGGCGATGTCGTTTCAGTCTGGCGCAATCAAAAGCACGTCCCAGATATTTCCGGTGGGGAATTACTTTGGGATGCACAACAATGGAGATTTGGTCTTTTCAGGGAATTATTCCGGAGTCATTAACAACAATCCCGTGTTTAGTGAGGCTGGGAACCCATCAGGTTCTTCTCTTGTACTTGACTCGGTGCCCGGGCTCAAGCACGACACCGGGTTGGCCGTAGAGTGGTCTGTCGAGGAACAGCGCAAATTGGATGAAGGCCTAGACAA ATTTGCTGATGAACCAAGTATCATGAAGTATATTAAGATTGCTGCAACATTGCGTGATAAAACTGTTCGTGATGTTGCTTTGAGGTGTAGATGGCTGATG AGCAAGCGAAGAAAACCTGATGAACATAGCATGGGAAAAAAGTTGAACAATCGTAAG GATAAGCTGGTAGAGTTGTCCTCCAAAACCAATATACCTGCTGTGCTGCCAAACCTGGTTCCAAATTCCCTCATGATGCACCATATGGATCAGAACGAGA TCTCTGGAACAGGTGGTCCAATGAAGCATCTCTTGGAACAGAATGTTCAAGCTTTTGACCAAATTACAGCTAATCTTTCGAAATATAAG TGGCAGGATAACATCAATATCTTCAGTCAGGCGAGAAAGAACATTGTTGCCATCTTAAACGA CATGAGAGAGAGACCCGGCATAATGTGTGAAATGCCACCACTGCCTGTATGCATAGACGAGGATCTTGCAAATAGTATTATCTTGTATAATACAACCTAG
- the LOC122313483 gene encoding uncharacterized protein LOC122313483 isoform X1 has protein sequence MNRQAMSFQSGAIKSTSQIFPVGNYFGMHNNGDLVFSGNYSGVINNNPVFSEAGNPSGSSLVLDSVPGLKHDTGLAVEWSVEEQRKLDEGLDKFADEPSIMKYIKIAATLRDKTVRDVALRCRWLMSKRRKPDEHSMGKKLNNRKDKLVELSSKTNIPAVLPNLVPNSLMMHHMDQNESMAYQISGTGGPMKHLLEQNVQAFDQITANLSKYKWQDNINIFSQARKNIVAILNDMRERPGIMCEMPPLPVCIDEDLANSIILYNTT, from the exons ATGAATCGGCAGGCGATGTCGTTTCAGTCTGGCGCAATCAAAAGCACGTCCCAGATATTTCCGGTGGGGAATTACTTTGGGATGCACAACAATGGAGATTTGGTCTTTTCAGGGAATTATTCCGGAGTCATTAACAACAATCCCGTGTTTAGTGAGGCTGGGAACCCATCAGGTTCTTCTCTTGTACTTGACTCGGTGCCCGGGCTCAAGCACGACACCGGGTTGGCCGTAGAGTGGTCTGTCGAGGAACAGCGCAAATTGGATGAAGGCCTAGACAA ATTTGCTGATGAACCAAGTATCATGAAGTATATTAAGATTGCTGCAACATTGCGTGATAAAACTGTTCGTGATGTTGCTTTGAGGTGTAGATGGCTGATG AGCAAGCGAAGAAAACCTGATGAACATAGCATGGGAAAAAAGTTGAACAATCGTAAG GATAAGCTGGTAGAGTTGTCCTCCAAAACCAATATACCTGCTGTGCTGCCAAACCTGGTTCCAAATTCCCTCATGATGCACCATATGGATCAGAACGAGAGTATGGCTTACCAAA TCTCTGGAACAGGTGGTCCAATGAAGCATCTCTTGGAACAGAATGTTCAAGCTTTTGACCAAATTACAGCTAATCTTTCGAAATATAAG TGGCAGGATAACATCAATATCTTCAGTCAGGCGAGAAAGAACATTGTTGCCATCTTAAACGA CATGAGAGAGAGACCCGGCATAATGTGTGAAATGCCACCACTGCCTGTATGCATAGACGAGGATCTTGCAAATAGTATTATCTTGTATAATACAACCTAG